From a region of the Colias croceus chromosome 30, ilColCroc2.1 genome:
- the LOC123704725 gene encoding mitochondrial ribosome-associated GTPase 2 yields MKLIQLFRRLKLMPCVQIRNLSDKYQPKALRSLKPKSTRNTVQFYVDSCRVRAVAGKGGDGCISFLSVWCKDHAGPDGGDGGHGGHVIFQATHSKKSLNHCHTVIKAKDGERGFNKDCHGKNAKHVVVDVPLGTIIKDAYGRVVGDLQTEGAMFVAARGGAGGRGNRFFLTDTEQAPSVAEFGAPGETNQYSLEVRSMAHIGLLGAPNAGKSTLLRALTRARPTVAPYPFTTLRPHIGMIPYDDYEQVAIADLPGLIPGSHKNHGLGIQFLQHVERCKGLIFLLDGANDPISQYETLNYELEQYNKELTKRQRCVALNKIDLPEVREILPKIREIVDVIGISAKTGVNLDELLRVVRKMYDEDM; encoded by the exons aTGAAGCTAATACAACTATTCCGTCGTCTAAAACTCATGCCTTGCGTACAAATAAGAAATTTGTCCGACAAATATCAACCAAAAgcgttgcgtagtttaaaaCCAAAGTCTACGCGGAACACAGTGCAGTTTTACGTAGATTCGTGTAGAGTTAGAGCTGTGGCTGGTAAGGGAGGCGATGGGTGTATTTCCTTCTTGAGTGTGTGGTGTAAGGACCATGCAGGACCTGATGGTGGAGACGGGGGGCATGGCGGACATGTTATATTTCAA GCGACGCACTCCAAAAAGAGTTTGAACCATTGTCACACGGTGATCAAAGCGAAGGATGGAGAGAGGGGCTTCAATAAGGACTGTCACGGGAAGAATGCTAaacatgttgttgttgatgtgcCGTTAG GAACAATAATAAAAGACGCATATGGTCGAGTTGTAGGTGACCTACAGACAGAGGGTGCGATGTTCGTAGCGGCCCGAGGGGGGGCTGGGGGGAGGGGGAATCGGTTCTTCCTTACTGATACTGAACAG GCGCCAAGTGTAGCGGAATTTGGGGCCCCAGGGGAAACGAATCAATACTCGCTCGAAGTGCGATCTATGGCCCATATAGGGCTGCTAGGGGCCCCGAATGCAGGGAAAAGCACATTATTAAGAGCCCTAACTAGGGCCCGTCCCACTGTGGCCCCGTACCCGTTTACTACACTCAGACCACATATAG GTATGATCCCATACGACGACTACGAGCAAGTGGCGATCGCGGATCTGCCCGGACTCATACCGGGATCACATAAGAATCATGGATTAG GTATACAGTTCCTTCAACACGTGGAAAGATGCAAAGGCCTTATATTTCTTCTAGACGGAGCAAATGATCCAATTTCACAATatgaaacattaaattatgaattagaACAATATAATAAGGAATTAACGAAACGACAACGCTGTGTTGCCCTCAACAAAATCGATCTCCCCGAAGTTAGGGAGATTCTCCCGAAAATTCGGGAAATTGTAGACGTAATAGGTATTTCGGCGAAAACTGGGGTGAATTTGGATGAATTGTTAAGAGTTGTTAGGAAAATGTATGACGAAGATATGTAA